One genomic segment of Streptomyces sp. NBC_00239 includes these proteins:
- a CDS encoding acyl-CoA carboxylase subunit beta: MTVVDETPGEPTDARGRVAELLALRELARRGPSERATEAQHSKGKLTARERIELLLDAGSFKEVEQLRRHRATGFGLEARKPYTDGVITGWGTVEGRTVFVYAHDFRIFGGALGEAHATKIHKIMDMAIAAGAPLVSLNDGAGARIQEGVSALAGYGGIFQRNTKASGVIPQISVMLGPCAGGAAYSPALTDFVFMVRETSQMFITGPDVVRAVTGEEISQNGLGGADVHAETSGVAHFAYDDEETCIAEVRYLISMLPSNNRENPPVHESDDPADRRSDVLLDLVPADGNRPYDMHKVIEELVDDGDVLEIHERWARNIICALARMDGQVVGIVANQPQSLAGVLDIEASEKAARFVQMCDAFNIPIITLLDVPGFLPGVDQEHGGIIRHGAKLLYAYCNATVPRISLILRKAYGGAYIVMDSQSIGADLTYAWPTNEIAVMGAEGAANVIFRKQIAEAEDPEAMRTRMVKEYKAELMHPYYAAERGLVDDVIDPAETREVLISSLAMLRNKHADLPSRKHGNPPQ, encoded by the coding sequence ATGACCGTTGTGGATGAGACCCCCGGCGAGCCGACGGACGCTCGCGGCCGTGTGGCCGAGCTGCTGGCCCTGCGTGAGCTGGCGCGGCGTGGCCCGAGTGAGCGGGCGACCGAGGCGCAGCACTCGAAGGGCAAGCTCACCGCTCGTGAGCGGATCGAGTTGCTGCTCGACGCGGGTTCGTTCAAGGAGGTCGAGCAGCTGCGGCGGCACCGGGCGACCGGTTTCGGCCTGGAGGCCCGCAAGCCGTACACCGACGGTGTGATCACCGGCTGGGGCACCGTCGAGGGCCGCACGGTCTTCGTCTACGCCCACGACTTCCGGATCTTCGGCGGCGCGCTCGGTGAGGCGCATGCCACGAAGATCCACAAGATCATGGACATGGCCATCGCGGCCGGTGCCCCGCTGGTCTCCCTGAACGACGGCGCGGGCGCCCGCATCCAGGAGGGCGTCTCCGCGCTCGCCGGGTACGGCGGCATCTTCCAGCGCAACACCAAGGCCTCCGGGGTCATCCCGCAGATCTCCGTGATGCTCGGCCCCTGCGCCGGCGGCGCGGCCTACAGCCCCGCGCTGACCGACTTCGTGTTCATGGTGCGCGAGACCTCGCAGATGTTCATCACCGGCCCGGACGTGGTCCGCGCGGTGACCGGCGAGGAGATCTCCCAGAACGGTCTGGGCGGCGCCGACGTGCACGCCGAGACCTCCGGCGTCGCGCACTTCGCGTACGACGACGAGGAGACCTGTATCGCCGAGGTGCGGTACCTGATCTCGATGCTCCCGTCGAACAACCGGGAGAACCCGCCGGTCCACGAGTCCGACGACCCGGCCGACCGCCGCTCGGACGTGCTGCTGGACCTGGTGCCGGCCGACGGCAACCGCCCGTACGACATGCACAAGGTCATCGAGGAACTCGTCGACGACGGCGACGTCCTGGAAATCCACGAGCGGTGGGCCCGCAACATCATCTGCGCGCTGGCGCGGATGGACGGGCAGGTCGTGGGCATCGTCGCGAACCAGCCGCAGTCGCTGGCGGGTGTGCTGGACATCGAGGCCTCCGAGAAGGCCGCCCGGTTCGTCCAGATGTGCGACGCCTTCAACATTCCGATCATCACGCTGCTGGACGTTCCCGGCTTCCTGCCGGGTGTCGACCAGGAGCACGGCGGGATCATCCGGCACGGCGCGAAGCTGCTGTACGCGTACTGCAACGCGACGGTGCCGCGGATCTCGCTGATCCTGCGCAAGGCGTACGGCGGCGCCTACATCGTCATGGACTCGCAGTCCATCGGCGCCGACCTCACCTACGCCTGGCCGACGAACGAGATCGCCGTCATGGGCGCCGAGGGCGCCGCGAACGTCATCTTCCGCAAGCAGATCGCCGAGGCCGAAGACCCCGAGGCCATGCGCACCCGCATGGTCAAGGAGTACAAGGCCGAGCTGATGCACCCCTACTACGCGGCCGAGCGCGGCCTGGTCGACGACGTGATCGACCCCGCCGAGACCCGCGAAGTCCTCATCAGCTCCCTCGCGATGCTCCGCAACAAGCACGCCGACCTGCCGTCCCGCAAGCACGGCAACCCGCCGCAGTAA
- a CDS encoding YceI family protein produces MGIFNRRSTAPAATLSTGPAAGVAVLDVDPALAALTGDYTVDAAHSSIGFTVRHAMVTNVRGSFAEHEGLLHLDGADPARSTASIDIKIASVDTGIADRDNHLRSADFFDAEQFPLMRFRSTRAAQLGGDTYRITGELTIKDVTRPLSIDLEFNGSATDVYGNERVGFEGSAEILRSDWGLTWNAALETGGVMVSDKVKLTFDISAIKQA; encoded by the coding sequence ATGGGTATCTTCAACCGCCGCAGCACCGCCCCGGCCGCCACCCTCTCGACCGGCCCCGCCGCCGGTGTCGCCGTCCTCGACGTCGACCCCGCGCTCGCGGCGCTGACCGGCGACTACACCGTCGACGCGGCCCACAGCAGCATCGGCTTCACCGTCCGGCACGCGATGGTCACCAACGTCCGCGGCTCCTTCGCCGAGCACGAGGGCCTGCTCCACCTCGACGGCGCCGACCCGGCCCGTTCCACCGCATCCATCGACATCAAGATCGCCTCGGTGGACACCGGCATCGCGGACCGTGACAACCACCTGCGCAGCGCCGACTTCTTCGACGCCGAGCAGTTCCCGCTGATGCGCTTCCGCTCCACCCGGGCGGCGCAGCTCGGCGGTGACACGTACCGCATCACCGGTGAGCTGACGATCAAGGACGTGACCCGTCCGCTCTCCATCGACCTGGAGTTCAACGGCTCGGCCACGGACGTCTACGGCAACGAGCGCGTGGGCTTCGAGGGCAGTGCCGAGATCCTGCGCTCCGACTGGGGCCTGACCTGGAACGCCGCCCTCGAAACCGGTGGCGTGATGGTCAGCGACAAGGTCAAGCTGACCTTCGACATCTCCGCGATCAAGCAGGCCTGA
- the cimA gene encoding citramalate synthase: MTTEVIDDSFHVFDTTLRDGAQREGINLTVADKLTIARHLDDFGVGFIEGGWPGANPRDTEFFARARAEIDFKHAQLVAFGATRRAGGKAAEDPQVRALLASGAPVITLVAKSHDRHVELALRTTLDENLEMVRDTVSHLREQGRRVFVDCEHFFDGYRANPEYAKSVVRTAHEAGADVVILCDTNGGMLPAQVQAVVSTVLADTGARLGIHAQDDTGCAVANTLAAVDAGATHVQCTANGYGERVGNANLFPVVAALEIKYGRRVLPQGALAEMTRISHAIAEVVNLTPSTHQPYVGVSAFAHKAGLHASAIKVDPDLYQHIDPARVGNSMRMLVSDMAGRASIELKGKELGVDLGGDRALVSRVVERVKERELKGYTYEAADASFELLLRAEAEGRARRYFRTESWRAIAETRPDGTHANEATVKLWAKGERIVATAEGNGPVNALDRALRVALERLYPALAKFELVDYKVRILEGTHGTESTTRVLISTTDGHREWSTVGVAGNVIAASWEAIVDAFTYGLLRAGVDALE, encoded by the coding sequence ATGACGACAGAGGTCATCGACGACAGCTTCCATGTCTTCGACACCACGCTGCGCGACGGCGCGCAGCGCGAAGGCATCAACCTCACGGTCGCGGACAAGCTGACGATCGCCCGTCACCTGGACGACTTCGGGGTCGGGTTCATCGAGGGCGGCTGGCCCGGCGCCAACCCCCGCGACACCGAGTTCTTCGCCCGCGCCCGCGCGGAGATCGACTTCAAGCACGCCCAGCTCGTGGCCTTCGGCGCCACCCGCCGGGCCGGCGGCAAGGCGGCCGAGGACCCGCAGGTCAGGGCGCTGCTCGCATCCGGCGCCCCGGTGATCACCCTGGTCGCGAAGTCGCACGACCGGCACGTGGAGCTGGCGCTGCGCACCACGCTCGACGAGAACCTCGAAATGGTCCGGGACACCGTCTCCCACCTGCGGGAACAGGGCCGGCGGGTGTTCGTGGACTGCGAGCACTTCTTCGACGGCTACCGGGCGAACCCGGAGTACGCGAAGTCGGTCGTGCGCACCGCCCACGAGGCCGGCGCCGACGTCGTCATCCTGTGTGACACCAACGGCGGCATGCTGCCCGCCCAGGTGCAGGCCGTCGTCTCCACCGTGCTCGCCGACACCGGCGCCCGCCTCGGCATCCACGCCCAGGACGACACCGGCTGCGCGGTCGCCAACACCCTCGCCGCCGTCGACGCCGGCGCCACGCACGTGCAGTGCACGGCGAACGGCTACGGCGAGCGCGTCGGCAACGCCAACCTCTTCCCGGTCGTGGCGGCGCTGGAGATCAAGTACGGCCGCCGGGTGCTCCCGCAGGGCGCGCTCGCGGAGATGACCCGCATCTCGCACGCCATCGCCGAGGTCGTCAACCTCACCCCCTCCACCCACCAGCCGTACGTGGGCGTCTCCGCCTTCGCGCACAAGGCCGGCCTGCACGCCTCGGCGATCAAGGTCGACCCGGACCTCTACCAGCACATCGACCCCGCCCGCGTCGGCAACAGCATGCGGATGCTCGTCTCCGACATGGCCGGGCGCGCCTCCATCGAGCTGAAGGGCAAGGAGCTCGGCGTCGACCTCGGCGGCGACCGGGCCCTCGTCTCCCGGGTCGTGGAACGGGTCAAGGAGCGCGAGCTCAAGGGCTACACGTACGAGGCCGCCGACGCCTCCTTCGAGCTGCTGCTGCGCGCCGAGGCGGAAGGGCGGGCCCGCCGCTACTTCCGTACGGAGTCCTGGCGGGCGATCGCCGAGACCCGCCCCGACGGCACCCACGCCAACGAGGCCACCGTGAAGCTGTGGGCCAAGGGCGAGCGGATCGTCGCCACCGCAGAGGGCAACGGCCCGGTCAACGCGCTCGACCGGGCCCTGCGGGTCGCGCTGGAGCGGCTCTACCCGGCGCTCGCCAAGTTCGAGCTGGTGGACTACAAGGTCCGGATCCTGGAGGGCACGCACGGCACCGAGTCCACCACCCGGGTGCTGATCTCCACGACCGACGGGCACCGCGAGTGGTCCACGGTCGGCGTCGCCGGCAACGTCATCGCCGCCTCCTGGGAGGCCATCGTGGACGCCTTCACGTACGGACTGCTGCGCGCCGGCGTGGACGCCCTGGAGTAG
- a CDS encoding TetR/AcrR family transcriptional regulator: MTGAARARKNAPPREDVLAAAMATIAERGLDGLTMAGLGREVGMSSGHLLYYFRSKDELLLQTLEWSEAALGAERGALLSRRAPVRDRLAAYVDLYVPDGARDPHWTLWLEVWNRSQNAGPEERDRQAAIEGAWHRDLVALLAEGISRGEVRPLDPDRTATRIRALLDGFSIQLAVGLPGLARDEILAHAREFLVDTLAPDPAPPAS; the protein is encoded by the coding sequence ATGACGGGTGCGGCGCGGGCGCGGAAGAACGCGCCGCCACGCGAGGACGTGCTCGCGGCCGCCATGGCCACCATCGCCGAACGCGGCCTGGACGGGCTCACCATGGCCGGTCTGGGCCGCGAGGTCGGCATGAGCAGCGGCCACCTCCTCTACTACTTCCGCAGCAAGGACGAGCTCCTGCTGCAGACACTGGAGTGGAGCGAGGCCGCGCTCGGCGCCGAGCGCGGCGCCCTGCTCTCCCGCCGGGCCCCGGTCCGCGACCGGCTCGCCGCCTACGTGGACCTCTACGTGCCCGACGGCGCCCGCGACCCGCACTGGACGCTGTGGCTGGAGGTCTGGAACCGCTCGCAGAACGCCGGCCCCGAGGAGCGCGACCGGCAGGCCGCCATCGAGGGTGCCTGGCACCGCGACCTGGTCGCCCTGCTCGCCGAAGGCATCTCGCGCGGCGAGGTCCGCCCCCTGGACCCCGACCGGACCGCCACCCGCATCCGGGCCCTCCTGGACGGCTTCAGCATCCAGCTGGCGGTCGGCCTGCCCGGGCTCGCCCGGGACGAAATCCTCGCGCACGCACGGGAGTTCCTCGTGGACACCCTCGCCCCGGACCCCGCACCGCCCGCATCCTGA
- a CDS encoding agmatine deiminase family protein, producing MPAEWAPHERTWMAWPSPNPTFTTPQELADAREAWGAVARAVRRFEPVTLVVAPGDADSARAIVGDDIELVERELDDAWMRDIGPTFVTDGQGGIAAVDWTFNGWGAQEWARWEHDSKVARHVSDLAGTRTFSTRLVNEGGAIHVDGEGTVLLTDTVQLGEGRNPGWTREQVEAEIHAHLGTTKAIWLPYGLAGDYGTYGTQGHVDIVAAFARPGVVMVHTQPDPAHPDHERCKLIAALLRAATDARGRQLEVVEIPAPTVLEEDGEWVDYSYINHFLCNDGVVLCSFDDPRDEEAAEIFRGLFPERTVTLVDARTIFAGGGGIHCITQQQPKA from the coding sequence ATGCCCGCCGAATGGGCCCCGCACGAGCGCACCTGGATGGCCTGGCCCTCGCCCAACCCGACCTTCACCACCCCGCAGGAGCTCGCCGACGCCCGCGAGGCCTGGGGCGCCGTCGCCCGCGCCGTGCGCCGCTTCGAGCCGGTGACCCTCGTCGTCGCCCCCGGCGACGCCGACAGCGCCCGCGCGATCGTCGGAGACGACATCGAACTCGTCGAGCGCGAACTCGACGACGCCTGGATGCGCGACATCGGCCCCACCTTCGTCACCGACGGCCAGGGCGGGATCGCCGCCGTCGACTGGACCTTCAACGGCTGGGGAGCCCAGGAATGGGCCCGCTGGGAGCACGACTCCAAGGTCGCCCGCCACGTCTCCGACCTCGCCGGCACCCGTACGTTCAGCACCCGGCTCGTCAACGAGGGCGGCGCCATCCACGTGGACGGCGAGGGCACCGTCCTGCTCACCGACACCGTGCAGCTCGGCGAGGGCCGCAACCCCGGCTGGACCCGCGAGCAGGTCGAGGCCGAGATCCACGCCCACCTCGGCACCACCAAGGCCATCTGGCTCCCGTACGGCCTCGCCGGCGACTACGGCACCTACGGCACCCAGGGCCACGTCGACATCGTCGCCGCCTTCGCCCGCCCCGGCGTCGTCATGGTCCACACCCAGCCCGACCCCGCCCACCCGGACCACGAGCGCTGCAAGCTCATCGCCGCCCTGCTGCGCGCCGCCACCGACGCCCGCGGCCGTCAGCTGGAGGTCGTGGAGATCCCCGCGCCGACCGTGCTGGAGGAGGACGGCGAGTGGGTCGACTACTCGTACATCAACCACTTCCTGTGCAACGACGGCGTCGTCCTGTGCTCCTTCGACGACCCCCGCGACGAGGAGGCGGCCGAGATCTTCCGCGGCCTCTTCCCCGAGCGGACCGTCACCCTCGTGGACGCACGTACGATCTTTGCCGGGGGTGGCGGCATCCACTGCATCACCCAGCAGCAGCCCAAGGCCTGA
- a CDS encoding urease subunit alpha: MSRPGKHSDHCDPGGSRHIDPHEYAAVFGPRAGDRVRLGDSGLTVRVESDAQKAGDEFLAGFGKTARDGLHLKAAAVRDTCDVVISNVLVIDAVLGIRKVSIGIREGRIHAIGRAGNPDTLDGVDVVVGTGTSIVSGEGLIATAGAVDTHVHLLSPRIMEASLAAGVTTIIGQEFGPVWGVGVNSPWALKHAFNAFDAWPVNIGFLARGSSSDAAPLVEALAEGGASGFKVHEDMGAHTRALDTALRVAEEHDVQVALHSDGLNECLSVEDTLRVLEGRTIHAFHIEGCGGGHVPNVLKMAGVPNVIGSSTNPTLPFGRDAVAEHYGMIVSVHDLKPDLPGDAAMARDRIRAGTMGAEDVLHDLGAIGITSSDAQGMGRAGETIRRTFAMAAKMKAELGPLEGDGDGDDNARVLRYMAKLTINPAIAHGLAHEIGSIEVGKLADIVLWRPPFFGAKPQLVLKSGFPAYGVTGDPNAATDTCEPLVLGPQFGAYGATAADISVAFVSAAAAALGGDQMPTRRRRVAVRGTRGIGPADLLLNSRTGAVDVDGASGLVTLDGDPLRSEAADSVSLNRLYFL, translated from the coding sequence ATGAGCAGGCCCGGCAAGCACAGCGACCACTGCGACCCCGGCGGCAGCCGGCACATCGATCCGCACGAGTACGCGGCGGTGTTCGGTCCGCGTGCCGGTGACCGGGTGCGGCTCGGGGACTCGGGGCTGACCGTGCGGGTGGAGTCGGACGCGCAGAAGGCGGGTGACGAGTTCCTGGCGGGTTTCGGGAAGACGGCCCGTGACGGTCTGCACCTGAAGGCGGCGGCCGTCCGTGACACGTGTGACGTGGTGATCAGCAACGTTCTGGTGATCGATGCGGTCCTCGGCATCCGGAAGGTGTCGATCGGCATCCGTGAGGGCCGCATCCACGCGATCGGCCGGGCCGGCAACCCCGACACCCTCGACGGCGTCGACGTCGTCGTGGGCACCGGCACCTCGATCGTCTCCGGCGAGGGCCTCATCGCCACCGCCGGAGCCGTCGACACCCACGTGCACCTGCTCTCCCCGCGCATCATGGAAGCCTCGCTGGCCGCAGGCGTCACCACGATCATCGGCCAGGAATTCGGGCCGGTCTGGGGCGTCGGGGTCAACTCACCGTGGGCCCTCAAGCACGCCTTCAACGCCTTCGACGCCTGGCCGGTCAACATCGGCTTCCTGGCGCGCGGTTCCTCGTCGGACGCCGCCCCGCTGGTCGAGGCCCTCGCCGAGGGCGGCGCGTCCGGCTTCAAGGTGCACGAGGACATGGGCGCCCACACCCGCGCCCTCGACACCGCGCTGCGGGTGGCCGAGGAGCACGACGTGCAGGTGGCGCTGCACTCGGACGGCCTCAACGAGTGCCTCTCCGTCGAGGACACCCTGCGGGTCCTGGAAGGCCGCACGATCCACGCGTTCCACATCGAGGGCTGTGGTGGCGGGCACGTGCCGAACGTGCTGAAGATGGCGGGCGTGCCGAACGTCATCGGCTCCTCCACCAACCCCACCCTGCCCTTCGGCCGCGACGCGGTCGCCGAGCACTACGGCATGATCGTCTCCGTCCACGACCTCAAGCCGGACCTCCCCGGTGACGCGGCGATGGCCCGCGACCGGATCCGCGCCGGGACCATGGGCGCCGAAGACGTCCTGCACGACCTCGGGGCCATCGGCATCACCTCCTCCGACGCCCAGGGCATGGGCCGCGCCGGCGAGACCATCCGCCGCACCTTCGCCATGGCCGCCAAGATGAAGGCCGAACTCGGCCCGCTCGAAGGCGACGGGGACGGCGACGACAACGCCCGCGTGCTGCGCTACATGGCCAAGCTGACCATCAACCCGGCCATCGCCCACGGCCTCGCCCACGAGATCGGCTCCATCGAGGTCGGCAAACTCGCCGACATCGTCCTGTGGCGCCCCCCGTTCTTCGGCGCCAAACCACAGCTCGTCCTCAAGTCCGGCTTCCCCGCCTACGGCGTCACCGGCGACCCCAACGCCGCCACCGACACCTGCGAGCCCCTGGTACTCGGCCCCCAGTTCGGCGCGTACGGCGCCACCGCCGCCGACATCTCCGTCGCCTTCGTCTCCGCCGCCGCCGCGGCCCTGGGCGGCGACCAGATGCCCACCCGCCGGCGCCGGGTCGCCGTCCGCGGCACCCGCGGCATCGGCCCGGCCGACCTCCTCCTCAACTCCCGGACGGGCGCGGTCGACGTCGACGGCGCCAGCGGACTCGTCACCCTCGACGGCGACCCGCTGCGCTCCGAAGCCGCCGACTCCGTCTCCCTCAACCGCCTGTACTTCCTGTAA
- the ureA gene encoding urease subunit gamma, with amino-acid sequence MRLTPTERDRLLLFSAAELARARRARGLKLNVPEATALIADTVCEAARDGRRLADAIEAARSVLGPDDVLPGVADVVTEVHVEAVFDDGSRLAVVSAPIRGATGLGDDAPGAVVPGPESPAPEPALRLTVQNTASVPVSVTSHFHFFEANPRLHFDRAAAYGMRLCVPAGSSVRFDPGGSAQVGLVPIGGDRIAIGFAGLVDGPLDAPGAKEEALRKAAACGYLGAEGATS; translated from the coding sequence GTGCGGCTGACTCCTACGGAGCGCGACCGGCTCCTGCTGTTCAGCGCGGCCGAGCTGGCCCGGGCACGCCGGGCGCGTGGCCTGAAACTCAATGTTCCGGAGGCGACCGCGCTGATCGCGGACACCGTCTGCGAGGCGGCCCGCGACGGCAGACGGCTCGCCGATGCCATCGAGGCGGCCCGCAGCGTGCTCGGCCCCGACGACGTCCTGCCGGGCGTCGCCGACGTCGTCACCGAGGTCCACGTCGAGGCCGTGTTCGACGACGGATCGCGGCTCGCCGTGGTCTCCGCGCCCATCCGGGGCGCCACCGGCCTCGGCGACGACGCCCCCGGCGCCGTCGTACCCGGACCCGAGAGCCCCGCGCCCGAACCGGCCCTGCGCCTGACCGTGCAGAACACCGCGTCCGTGCCGGTCAGCGTGACCTCGCACTTCCACTTCTTCGAGGCGAACCCGCGGCTCCACTTCGACCGGGCCGCCGCGTACGGCATGCGGCTGTGCGTGCCGGCCGGATCGTCGGTGCGCTTCGACCCCGGCGGCTCGGCGCAGGTCGGTCTGGTGCCGATCGGCGGTGACCGGATCGCGATCGGCTTCGCGGGCCTGGTCGACGGGCCGCTGGACGCGCCCGGCGCGAAGGAAGAGGCCCTCCGCAAGGCCGCGGCCTGCGGCTACCTGGGAGCAGAAGGAGCAACGTCATGA